GGAGGCACTCGTCTCGCCACAATAAGATATGCAATGCGACGTGTCAGCACATTGGTTTTGCCGCTTCCTGCACCGGCAATGACCAGTACGGGGCCCTCGATATGCTCTACAGCCTCCCGTTGAGGCGGGTTCAGGCCAGCCACAATTTGCTCGGGCGTCGGCGTGGGGTTCTGCACGGCAAGTCCACCTTTCCACTTCAGTAACTGTGCTCATCCCATTATAGTCGATTTGGTCAGCGTGGGGGTCGCAGAGGCCCTGCGATTTCCACCTTCTCGAGAGTTGACGGTGGTTTTCATGCGTGGTATATTAGCACCTGTCACATCGCCTCTAAGATGACCCATATGACGGAATGTAGCTCAGGTGGTAGAGCGCACGGTTCGGGACCGTGAGGTCGCAGGTTCGAGTCCTGTCATTCCGACCATCTTGTATAACAGGGTCATCAACATGCGTTTGGAAAGTGCCGCATTGCTTTTCCTGCCCAAAAGCAGGAGCAATGCGGCACTTCGCTTTGATGAGATTCTTTTGATGCGGTTCGTTTCATGTGATTCTCTTCATGTGCGTCTCTTCATGTGCGTCTCTTCATGTGATTCTACTGTATGGGTTTTGCCATCATGTTTGGATAAAACGGCGCATATTACGCCGCAGAGTCATCGTTGTCTGTGTCTTCTTGCTCATCGAGCCAGCTCTCCACGTAAGAGCGCTCTTCAGCCGTCATGTCCTTCAGTCGCTTCAGCACGTTCGTCACCTCCCTAAACCGAAAATCGAAACCGCTGGTTAAACCAATCAAGCTTGAGATAGCCCGCTCGGATTTGCCCTTGCCGGGAGAGAGGCCGAGATGCATGTGCTCCCCGCTCTGTCCTTCGCGCTCTTCTTTAGCGAGGCTACATATTCTGACACGTCTTCTAAGGTGATCTCGGTCATCGTGACAGGACACTCAAGCAGACAGAGAGACAAGGTTAGCCCAGCATTGGAAACCTGATTGCCGTTGCGGTCGTAAACGGCCAGATAGTCATTCGCATCAGATAAGTTGTCGTCCGGCCTGGGGTAGAAGTTCGATATCTCCCCGTCGAACCGACCGATAATTTTACTGCAACACCCTAGTGGGTCAGGACTATTCGTCAAAATGACAAAATCGTCGCCGCCGATGTGGCCGACAAAGCATTCATCGGTTTCGGTGTTACATACGCTGCTCAGAATTTCAGCCAGAAACTGAATCACAAGGTCACCACGGTGAAAGCCAAATCTATCATTATACCACTTGAAGTAATCAATGTCGGCGTACACCATAAAGAATGACTTCCCCGATGACATCCACTTTTGAATTTCATGCTTGATGGACCGATTTCCCGGCAAACCGGTTAACGGGTTTGAACCACGCGCTTGTTCCATGTGAACTGTATTGATGGTCGATAAGATGTCTTGAATGGTGATGATGCCCTCGAGTGCACCGTCGTTCGTCACAACGATAGAGTCATACACCTTGTCTTCGTCTCGCTCCATCGCGAGTCGTGACACCAAATCAAGCTGCGTGGAAACGTCCACTGTCAGAGCATTTGCATCCATGAGTTTGCGAATTGAACGATGCCAATAAAGTGGCACCCCGTATTGTGTGGCAAGTTGTCGCAACAACTTATCCCGCATGACGAGGCCAATCGGATAGCCTGACTTCATCACGACAACGCTATAGTCACGTGGGTTGTCATGAAAATATCGCGCAACTTCTGCGACTGTCACTGTATCGTCAAACGTCGTTACAGCCCGAGTAACTCTGCCCACAAGGATGGCTGTTCCTCCCTGCTGTGCAGGCACGTCAACGGTGTTACGGGCAATGACATCGTTGATATCCTTGACCTTATCGAGGACTTTCAAACCAGGCTTGGCAATCAAAAAACCTTGCCCGTAATGGATGCCGAGCTGGATGGCTTTCTCGAGTTCCCCTTCCGTTTCAATACCCTCTGCAATCACGAGACAATTCACCTTTTGTGCAAAGTCCATCAATGTCTCCAACATGACAGACCGGACCATCTCACGGTCCATGTGCTGAATTAACGAGCGGTCAATTTTGATAAAGTCCGGTTTTAGTTCGGTAATGGCCTGCAACGAGGAGTAGCCCATGCCGACGTCATCCACGGCAATAGAAAACCCGATGCGACGATAGACATCAAGTTTCGCATTGAAGGTCGCGTAATCTGCGACCCAGTTGCGTTCGGTTACTTCGATGACGACTTCTTCAGGTGTCACTGACGCCGCTGCCAACCAACTTAGAACTGTATCCACCGTAACCGTGTCGTGAAGAATGGTCCGCGAATCCAGGTTCAAGAACAACTTGCACCCAGGGTTCGCACCACCGTACGTGGCGATTGAAGTTTCGGCAACTACCGTGTCTAGTTCCATTAACTTGTTCAGCGTCTGCGCAAAGTCAAAGAGGTTTTCGGGAGTGTGAAAAAAACTTCCTTGCGGTCCACGCGTCAGTGCCTCAACGCCAAAAGGAAGCCCACTGCGCAACGAGACAATTGGCTGGAACATCGAATAAAAACTACGTTTGCTCAAGATATCTTCAAATTCGAGTATGCGGAGTCCACTTTCGGGATCCACATTTTTCGCATTATGTGTTGCCAGTTTCATCGCGTTGTATATCGCAGCCTGAAAGCTGCTTTCGGGAGGAACCTGAATCAGCGCGCTCCCCACGTGCAGTCTTACAGACAAGTTCAACTGTAGTTCTTGCATCAATTTCGCCTCAAGAAGACGTTTGATAGTCAGCGCCTCGTCATGTAGAAACATTTCTCTGGATACCCCGCCCGTGATAGACGGGAGCCTGACAAACAGTGAAAAGTCGTCGCCTACGGATTTGACGGCAATTAATGTCGCACTCATGCTTCCTTTTAAGTTGCGAATCAATTTTGATAGTACCAATAGAATGCGCTCCGTCGTGGGTCGCCCGAGAGTCTCTTCAATGACGCCGAGTCGAACGACATCGAAGACAATCAGTCCGAGTCCATGGCTGCGCAACTCACTCCGTATCCGCACGTTCTGGATGATGGACCTGAACCCGTCAAACATTACGAACATCAATGATCGGACATTCATGCCATGCGTCTCCCAAGTGTCATGATTCGGTAAAATACGCCAAATATCGACCCGATAATAGCACAAATATGTAAACCGACTGTAATGTATTTGTAAAGGACTCGTAAACGAGGGCTATTCAACGGGTGGATTGCGCAAAAGTTCATTCAAATCTTCTTGTTCTTAAACAAGAACTTGTTGTACTATATGTAAAACGGTAACTGTGGGGGATACGAAATTGAAGGAGTTTGCTCGGGTCGGCAGATTCGTCGTTGTTAGTCTGGTGTCATTTTCTTTATCGCAAGCCCATCTCCTCGATGCGCACGCAAGTCAGTCTGTCCAGTCGCAAAGAACGCCTGCTGACGGGCAGAGCACATCGGCAGACCTCAAAACGATGGTCAAACTGCCGTACAGGACACCTATCATTACGAGCCACAAATCATTCAATTTTGAAGTTAAGCCTTCAAGTCCGACAGGAAACACGCCTCCCCCGCGCACACCAAGCAACGTCAAAGGCGCGACGAGCCCGGTTACGGGCCTCCCTGAAGACATGATGGCTATCGAAGGAGGAGTGTTGCTCGCAGTTGGCAGTGGCCTGATGCTCTATGGTCGCAAAAAATCTTCGCAGAAATCTGCTAAAGAGGAGGAAAACGCTGAGTCATGAATCACAGGTTCCTCACCCCGACCCATCATGACTCTAAGCGCCGTACCTTCCTTTGGCAACGAATTCCCCTAGTGAGACGCGGAATCCTTTGGATGAGACGCATGTTCCGCTGGAGACGAAACTCTCTTACGAGGCGCACGTCCCTATCGAACCGCAACTTCTTACGGAGGCGCATCGTCTTTTGGGTCGGAAGTCTCCTTAGTCTTGCCGCTGTGGTGATGCTTGGCCGTATTCCATTTTTCTATTTTCGCTCTGCAGTTGTCGGGAGCAAGTTGTTACAATCGGCAAACGCATTAGTCAACAAAAATTCCTCTGGGTCATCTGGCGTCAATTCTTTAGCGAATAATCGTGCCGGGTCATCCATTGAAGGAATTATGGAGTCAAGCGCAAATGGCACAGACGCTGCGAATGCCGCGACCAATTCGACAATTTCGCAGGCCTACTCCGTTCAAACCATGTCAGCACAACTGCAGGTCCCCACGGTTCAAACCGGACACATCATTGGTGAAGTGGTTATCCCGGCGCTATCCCTCACGGCCCCATTACTGCAGGGAACAAATGCATATCAACTCCAAGCAGCGGTCGGTCATCTAATCACAAGTGTCATGCCAGGCAAGCCTGGAACCACGCTGATTGCAGCTCACAATGCCACGTGGTTTCGCCACATCGACCGCTTGAAGCCTGGAGATTCGATACAGGTCAAAACGGTGTATGGTGTTTTTCGCTTTGAAGTTACAAGCTCCAGGGTGGTGAAAACGGGTGCTGCGGTGCCCAACACTTTAGAGTCCAGCGTGATCCTCGAAAGCTGTTACCCTCTGAACGCACTGTATCTGACACCATACAGGTTCCTTGTTTATGGAAAGTTGGTGCAAATAACGAGTACCCACGTTGTGCCGACAAAAGCAACATCAGGAACAAATTACGGTGTCACCATCCCCCAACAGATTGTCAACGAAGGCTTAACGCTTAGCGCCAACACACTGCCGATGGGACTACTCACATATACAGGAACTCCTTCCAATTCATTTACGCAAAGCAACAGTCCATGGTCGGCCACTCACGCGATGATTGAACTATATCTCGCGTGGGTGCACGCTTCTGGCGACAAAAACGTCGCAGCCATAAATGCCATCGCCCCCAGAGCAGCCGTCGATCCGTTCTTTGGTGTCCGTCTGCGTGACATCGAATACTTATCGAACTACGACGTTTCATTGCATGTCGAAGGGAACCAGTTGCTGTCCGCAACAAGCAGCGTTCAAGTTCGCATCAACGGAAAACCGTACACAGTAATGCTCATGGCAGATACGTATGGCCACCAGATGAAATTGACCAGGGTTGAAGTGAAGTGAGGCCATGAATCAAGTCAAGTGAAGTCAAGTGAAGTCAAGTGAAATTAAGTGAAATTAAGTGAAACTAAGTGAAATTAAGTGAAATTAAGTGAAACTAAGTGAAACTAAGTGAAATTAAGTGAAATTAAGTGAAATTAAGTGAGGAAAGGCCGCCTTTCGCCCAGGTCGTATCCAGGCGAAAGGCGGCCCTATCCTGTGCCGCATGCAGTGAATCAGATGATGATTTAGTGAACCCCAGCCATCTCGCGAACCGGTTCGTACGTTTGTGCCACTTTGTTGATGTAGGTGGTTGAGGCATCTTCCGAAGGATAATAGCCACGCTTGGCCATGTACTCACCAATCTCAAATGCATGGTGAGAAGCCATCGTGAACGCATCCTCCAGAAAAGCGCGGAGCTGCGGGTTGCCCGTTTCAAACGTGGCCCACGCATACTCGCGACCAGCCCGCTTCAACGTGAGCAGGTAGGACGTCGCTATAGCGCGATCGTCGAACGTCGTCGTGTTCGGATTCGGTGTGACTGCCTGCGGCAACTTGTGCGTTCCACTCGTCGAAGGAGTCGGCATGCTCGGGACCGCGAGTTTTTGACTGCTCGATCCCTTTTCTATCCACTCAACCTTGATGTTGTAGTCCTGAATATGAGCGGCCAACTGTTTCTCGATGATACCCTTCAATTCCTGGCACTTGACCTGATTCAGGAACAGTCCCATTGAATTGATGGTATTCACACAGCTCATAATCAGTTCATTCAGCTCTGCAACTTCATGATTTTTGAGCGGCAAATGCAACGCCTCCCTTGGTTCGATGTGTGGAACAGACGTAGTATGTGAAACGCCACTAAGCATAGTCCATGTAATCTTCACCAAGAGCGGCGTTGGAATTACAGGAATAGTTTGCGACCCTAGTCGATTCTTGCTAGAATGCAACCATAGCAAGTGTCTCAAAGGAGGGTCCATGTGAATGGCGGTAATTATGGCCTATGTCAATGAAGGCTTTATCTTGTCCAGCGCTGTCGTCATGGCGTTTGGATGGTATTTTATTCGCCGTCGCAACGTGGATGTGCACCGCCGTTTGATGTTAACAGGATCCGTTCTGGCTGCACTGTTTTTTATTACCTATGTGTTGAAGACCGTGATCTTCGGCGATACGACGTTCGGGGGTCCTTCGAAATGGAAGTTACCCTACCAACTGTTTTTGCAAGCGCATTCAATTCTGGCGACGGTAGCCGCTGTCTTTGGCATCATTACGCTGACATTCGCGTTTCGCAGTCGATTTAGTTCACATCGTAAGATTGGTCCGTGGACAACATCAATATGGTTCGTAACTGCCGTAACCGGGTTTGCTGTCTTCCTCCTGCTCTATATCATTTTCCCGCAGGGTGTGACAACGAATGTGTTCCGTGCCTGGCTCGGACACTGAGTTTCAATGACTACGCTCAAATAGCTGGATACAGATTTTGAGAACCCAAGAGAGAGGTAAGACAACCTTCCGCATCAGGGAACTGAAACAAAAATAAGGCGAACTTCGATGGTCAGACATCACAGACAAGCCCAGTCCCGTAACAGGTTTGCTCCACTCACCTAAATTCCGGTATGTAAGGAGTGACCCGATTGCGGTCAGTGTCTGTTTTGCGTAATCGTAATTTTCTGTTGTTCTTCGGGGGTCAACTGGTTTCACGGCTTGGTGACGCGATATACTCACTTGGGCTCGTCTGGCTGATGCACGTATTAACGAACTCTACACTCTACATGTCGTTTACGCTCGCCGCAGGTATCATCCCACGAATTATTTTCGGCCCGGTGGCTGGCGTTTTTGTAGATCGTTGGCCCAAACGCGTGACATTGATTGGTACAGATGTCGTGCGCTTGTTCCTCGTCAGTGGACTTGCAGCGCTCACGTTTACGCACCACGTGTCCGCTCTACTGTTGATTATTTTCTCATTCGTGCTTGCAACCATGTCGACGCTGTTCTCGCCTTCGTATTACGTGTTGCAAAAACACATCGTGGCCGAGGACAACTTGACGCAAGCGTATTCGTGGCAGACAGTGAGTACCAATATCGCCCAAATCGGTGGCCCGGCGCTCGCTGGTCTGATTATCGGATCGTTCGGCCTCGGCACAGGCTTTGCCATCGATGCGGCGACCTTTCTGGTGTCCCTCACGGCGTTTCTGCTTGTCCGTGTGAACGAGCCTCCCATCGTGCGCCAGAAGTTGTCCGTCGAGGGCGTGTTTGCCGACATGGGCGGCGGTATTGCGGCGCTCAAAAAGGTTCCAGCGGTACGCGCACTCACGCCATTTATGCTTGGTTACAATTTCCTACTTGCAGCCCTTGAGAACCTGCTGTTAGTGCAGTTCCTCGCCAATGTCTTACATAAAGGTGCATTTACCATTGGTATTGTCATGGCTTGCGCCGCAGTCGGTGAACTCGTGTCGAGTACGACGCTGGCATTGTTGCGTACCAAATGGACGAGCAGCCGCGGGCTTGTCTTGAACATGATTATTAGTGCGGTATCACTGAGTTCGATTGGCTTTATGAGAGTGGCTTGGGCAGTCGGGCTCTTGATGTTTATCGCAGGCTTTTGTATGAGCATTGTAAACATTTCCTTCTTTACGGGCATTCAAGAAGCCATTCCAACCGACGTTTTGGGGCGTGTGTGGGCGCTTCTTGGTGCTTTGTTCGACAGCAGTACGCCACTCGCTCAGGTCATCTTTGGCAGCGTGGCGGTGATATTCCCACTTGGAAATATCATCAGCACGTTAGGAGCTGTTGCCGCACTCGCCGGCGTCGGTGCGTTCCTCCACCCGGCCATCCGGCGGCTGTCCGTACGCGCAGCAGATGAAGATGGAACAACGGACTCTGACGCAAATGACAATGTATCGACAGGATCCGTGTTACAATAGTCCAGAAATCATAGCTCGAACAATCCAGGAGGTCTGCCCGTCTCTATGACCCGTGTGCTGGTAGTGGACGACGAAAAGTCAATCTTGAAACTGGTGGAATACAACCTTGCTCAAGCCGGTTTTGAAGTGATTACCGCGGAAGACGGGCATCGTGCCGTTGAATTGGTCCGATCCGATGCGCCGGATCTCCTCATTCTTGACCTCATGCTGCCTGGGATGGACGGTCTACAGGTCTGCAAGACGCTCAGGTCTGACGGAATCCGCACGCCAGTGATAATGCTGACTGCACGAGACGATGAAATTGACCGCATCCTTGGTCTTGAATTGGGCGCGGACGATTATGTGACGAAACCCTTTTCTCCCCGCGAGCTCGTCGCGCGCGTGAGAGCTGTCCTCCGTAGGTTGGGGCAACAAGGCGACGAAAAATCGGACAGCGATGACAAGGTCATCGAAGTCGGCGCGATTCGGATTGACAGCGGCAAGCACGAGGTCTACGTTCGCGATGAGCGGATCGAACTGACCTCGCGTGAATTTGAGCTGCTTGTGTATCTGTGTCGGCACACAGGTAATGTGCTTTCAAGAAACCAGTTACTCGAGAATGTTTGGGGATACGATTATCCTGGTGACACCCGAATCGTAGATGTGCATATTTCACATCTGCGGGACAAGATAGAAGTAAACGCGAAAGCCCCAGACATCATTAAAACGGTCCGCGGTGTCGGTTACAAGCTGACGCCTTAACCATTGAGCTCGGCTTGGTGGCTTGGTGGCTTGGTGGCTGGATAAGTGGGCGGATGGGCTTGCGCCACCCATGTCTGGGTCAGGTGTAGCCGATAACT
The Alicyclobacillus curvatus genome window above contains:
- a CDS encoding response regulator transcription factor; amino-acid sequence: MTRVLVVDDEKSILKLVEYNLAQAGFEVITAEDGHRAVELVRSDAPDLLILDLMLPGMDGLQVCKTLRSDGIRTPVIMLTARDDEIDRILGLELGADDYVTKPFSPRELVARVRAVLRRLGQQGDEKSDSDDKVIEVGAIRIDSGKHEVYVRDERIELTSREFELLVYLCRHTGNVLSRNQLLENVWGYDYPGDTRIVDVHISHLRDKIEVNAKAPDIIKTVRGVGYKLTP
- a CDS encoding EAL and GGDEF domain-containing protein encodes the protein MNVRSLMFVMFDGFRSIIQNVRIRSELRSHGLGLIVFDVVRLGVIEETLGRPTTERILLVLSKLIRNLKGSMSATLIAVKSVGDDFSLFVRLPSITGGVSREMFLHDEALTIKRLLEAKLMQELQLNLSVRLHVGSALIQVPPESSFQAAIYNAMKLATHNAKNVDPESGLRILEFEDILSKRSFYSMFQPIVSLRSGLPFGVEALTRGPQGSFFHTPENLFDFAQTLNKLMELDTVVAETSIATYGGANPGCKLFLNLDSRTILHDTVTVDTVLSWLAAASVTPEEVVIEVTERNWVADYATFNAKLDVYRRIGFSIAVDDVGMGYSSLQAITELKPDFIKIDRSLIQHMDREMVRSVMLETLMDFAQKVNCLVIAEGIETEGELEKAIQLGIHYGQGFLIAKPGLKVLDKVKDINDVIARNTVDVPAQQGGTAILVGRVTRAVTTFDDTVTVAEVARYFHDNPRDYSVVVMKSGYPIGLVMRDKLLRQLATQYGVPLYWHRSIRKLMDANALTVDVSTQLDLVSRLAMERDEDKVYDSIVVTNDGALEGIITIQDILSTINTVHMEQARGSNPLTGLPGNRSIKHEIQKWMSSGKSFFMVYADIDYFKWYNDRFGFHRGDLVIQFLAEILSSVCNTETDECFVGHIGGDDFVILTNSPDPLGCCSKIIGRFDGEISNFYPRPDDNLSDANDYLAVYDRNGNQVSNAGLTLSLCLLECPVTMTEITLEDVSEYVASLKKSAKDRAGSTCISASLPARANPSGLSQA
- a CDS encoding class D sortase, translating into MFRWRRNSLTRRTSLSNRNFLRRRIVFWVGSLLSLAAVVMLGRIPFFYFRSAVVGSKLLQSANALVNKNSSGSSGVNSLANNRAGSSIEGIMESSANGTDAANAATNSTISQAYSVQTMSAQLQVPTVQTGHIIGEVVIPALSLTAPLLQGTNAYQLQAAVGHLITSVMPGKPGTTLIAAHNATWFRHIDRLKPGDSIQVKTVYGVFRFEVTSSRVVKTGAAVPNTLESSVILESCYPLNALYLTPYRFLVYGKLVQITSTHVVPTKATSGTNYGVTIPQQIVNEGLTLSANTLPMGLLTYTGTPSNSFTQSNSPWSATHAMIELYLAWVHASGDKNVAAINAIAPRAAVDPFFGVRLRDIEYLSNYDVSLHVEGNQLLSATSSVQVRINGKPYTVMLMADTYGHQMKLTRVEVK
- a CDS encoding DUF420 domain-containing protein, whose product is MAVIMAYVNEGFILSSAVVMAFGWYFIRRRNVDVHRRLMLTGSVLAALFFITYVLKTVIFGDTTFGGPSKWKLPYQLFLQAHSILATVAAVFGIITLTFAFRSRFSSHRKIGPWTTSIWFVTAVTGFAVFLLLYIIFPQGVTTNVFRAWLGH
- a CDS encoding spore coat protein — protein: MPLKNHEVAELNELIMSCVNTINSMGLFLNQVKCQELKGIIEKQLAAHIQDYNIKVEWIEKGSSSQKLAVPSMPTPSTSGTHKLPQAVTPNPNTTTFDDRAIATSYLLTLKRAGREYAWATFETGNPQLRAFLEDAFTMASHHAFEIGEYMAKRGYYPSEDASTTYINKVAQTYEPVREMAGVH
- a CDS encoding MFS transporter: MRSVSVLRNRNFLLFFGGQLVSRLGDAIYSLGLVWLMHVLTNSTLYMSFTLAAGIIPRIIFGPVAGVFVDRWPKRVTLIGTDVVRLFLVSGLAALTFTHHVSALLLIIFSFVLATMSTLFSPSYYVLQKHIVAEDNLTQAYSWQTVSTNIAQIGGPALAGLIIGSFGLGTGFAIDAATFLVSLTAFLLVRVNEPPIVRQKLSVEGVFADMGGGIAALKKVPAVRALTPFMLGYNFLLAALENLLLVQFLANVLHKGAFTIGIVMACAAVGELVSSTTLALLRTKWTSSRGLVLNMIISAVSLSSIGFMRVAWAVGLLMFIAGFCMSIVNISFFTGIQEAIPTDVLGRVWALLGALFDSSTPLAQVIFGSVAVIFPLGNIISTLGAVAALAGVGAFLHPAIRRLSVRAADEDGTTDSDANDNVSTGSVLQ